The following proteins are encoded in a genomic region of Bacteroidota bacterium:
- a CDS encoding superoxide dismutase, with amino-acid sequence MIFKLPQLPYALDALSPHISEKTLEFHHGKHHQAYVNNLNSLIPGTKFENSDLESIIKEADGGIYNNAAQIWNHTFYFESFSSSPVTEPKGKLAATINKQFGSFDEFKEKFSKAAATLFGSGWAWLVRKNDGSLEIIQESNAGNPLRKGFTPILTCDVWEHAYYLDYQNRRPDYIQHFWNILDWKIISDRF; translated from the coding sequence ATGATTTTCAAACTTCCCCAGTTGCCTTATGCATTAGATGCACTAAGTCCGCACATATCAGAGAAAACGCTTGAGTTTCACCACGGGAAACATCATCAGGCCTATGTAAATAACCTCAACAGCCTGATTCCAGGCACTAAATTTGAAAATTCCGATCTGGAGAGTATCATTAAGGAAGCAGATGGAGGAATATACAATAATGCGGCACAAATCTGGAATCACACCTTCTACTTCGAAAGTTTTTCTTCTTCACCGGTAACAGAGCCCAAAGGCAAACTAGCTGCTACCATTAACAAACAATTTGGGAGTTTCGACGAGTTTAAAGAAAAATTTTCGAAAGCTGCTGCCACCCTCTTTGGTTCGGGTTGGGCCTGGCTGGTTAGAAAAAATGATGGAAGCCTTGAAATAATTCAGGAATCAAATGCAGGAAATCCACTACGAAAAGGTTTTACTCCAATTCTTACCTGTGATGTATGGGAACATGCATATTATTTAGATTATCAAAACAGACGCCCCGATTATATTCAACATTTCTGGAATATTCTGGATTGGAAAATCATATCAGACAGATTCTGA
- a CDS encoding phosphatase PAP2 family protein: protein MDFFFKYLTFLGDGLFVVFLFFGLCCYRYRYALFILASFLISGLIVQLLKRFVFGHSDRPGIFFAGIYKLHLVDGVSMMGSYSFPSGHSATAFGTFLGLSIISQNKFLKLSFFFISLLIAFSRVYLSQHFLGDIFAGSIIGTLVTLMLFPFFKDVQASWMDKSFNSILKTSK from the coding sequence ATGGATTTTTTCTTTAAATACCTCACTTTCCTAGGAGATGGGCTTTTTGTGGTGTTCCTGTTTTTTGGGTTATGTTGTTATCGCTATCGTTATGCGCTATTTATTCTGGCTTCCTTTCTGATTTCCGGATTAATTGTTCAACTTTTAAAGAGATTTGTTTTTGGTCATAGTGATAGGCCAGGAATTTTTTTTGCCGGAATATATAAATTACATCTGGTAGATGGGGTAAGTATGATGGGCAGCTATAGTTTCCCATCAGGCCATTCGGCAACTGCATTTGGAACTTTTTTGGGACTATCCATTATTTCGCAAAATAAATTTCTTAAACTGTCATTCTTTTTTATCTCCCTTTTAATTGCATTTTCAAGGGTATATCTTTCCCAACATTTCCTGGGTGATATATTTGCAGGATCAATTATAGGAACCCTGGTAACTTTAATGCTTTTCCCTTTTTTTAAGGATGTACAAGCCAGTTGGATGGATAAATCATTTAATTCAATTTTAAAAACAAGCAAATAA
- the rsfS gene encoding ribosome silencing factor, whose product MSQEGRFSTDELKQWIIEGIRSRKGKDILYLDLSAIENSVTDSFIICHGDSTTQVAAIGDSVMQIVEEKLHEDVWHTEGYENAQWVLLDYGSIVVHIFQKYYRDFYNLEDLWADAKIQVINEE is encoded by the coding sequence ATGAGTCAGGAGGGAAGGTTTTCTACAGATGAATTAAAACAGTGGATTATTGAGGGAATCCGAAGTCGAAAAGGAAAAGATATCTTGTATCTCGATCTTTCTGCAATTGAAAATTCAGTAACAGATTCATTTATTATATGTCATGGAGATTCAACAACACAGGTAGCTGCTATTGGCGATTCTGTCATGCAAATTGTTGAAGAAAAACTTCATGAAGATGTGTGGCATACAGAGGGGTACGAAAATGCACAATGGGTACTTTTAGATTATGGCAGCATAGTGGTTCATATTTTTCAGAAATATTACAGGGATTTTTATAATTTAGAGGATTTATGGGCTGATGCCAAAATTCAAGTTATTAACGAAGAATAA
- a CDS encoding biotin--[acetyl-CoA-carboxylase] ligase produces MTEIDSTNYFAMNLAMKPDTEEFTVVWADEQTSGRGEGNNFWESEAGKNLTFSIILKPCFLKIEQQFFLSKAISLAIANFLQPIAGHISVKWPNDIYWKNKKICGILIENIVEQNIIRNSIAGIGLNINQEKFLSNAPNPVSLKNIMKQDYDLEFCLKEILLQIERFYQLLIEEKFDEINQLYLSCLYRFDEFAAFKTGKGIFQAKIIRVEDSGELVLELTSGETQKFFFKEIEFMH; encoded by the coding sequence TTGACAGAGATTGACTCCACCAATTACTTTGCGATGAATCTCGCGATGAAACCTGATACAGAAGAGTTTACGGTTGTATGGGCTGATGAACAGACCTCTGGCAGAGGAGAGGGAAATAATTTTTGGGAAAGTGAAGCAGGAAAAAATCTAACTTTCAGCATTATTTTGAAACCCTGCTTTTTAAAAATCGAACAACAGTTTTTTCTTTCAAAAGCCATTTCCCTGGCCATTGCAAATTTCCTTCAGCCAATCGCCGGCCACATCTCCGTCAAATGGCCCAATGACATATATTGGAAAAACAAAAAAATATGTGGTATATTAATTGAAAATATTGTAGAGCAGAATATTATCAGAAATTCCATAGCCGGAATAGGACTGAATATTAACCAGGAAAAATTTCTCAGTAATGCTCCGAATCCGGTTTCCCTTAAAAATATCATGAAACAGGATTATGACCTGGAATTCTGCCTGAAGGAAATATTACTACAAATAGAGCGGTTTTATCAACTGCTTATAGAGGAAAAGTTTGATGAAATCAATCAACTATACCTGTCCTGTTTATACAGGTTCGATGAATTTGCAGCATTCAAAACCGGCAAAGGAATTTTTCAGGCAAAAATAATAAGGGTCGAAGATTCGGGGGAACTTGTGCTTGAGCTTACAAGCGGGGAAACCCAAAAATTTTTTTTCAAAGAAATTGAATTTATGCACTGA
- a CDS encoding YhcH/YjgK/YiaL family protein produces the protein MIVDSLSNIELFKGLNQRLYKGLQFLTREDTAKLNPGTYEIEGKDLYISVSEYTPQPESQRRWEAHKKYIDIQCLFCGTEKIGFTSVKELTASQAYDEEKDIYFLEGNKGDYVTMKKGMFAIFYPDDAHKPCIALSNPSQVKKFVVKVRI, from the coding sequence ATGATTGTCGATTCGTTATCAAATATTGAGTTGTTCAAAGGATTGAACCAACGTTTATATAAAGGGCTTCAATTCTTGACCCGGGAAGATACAGCGAAGTTAAATCCCGGTACTTATGAAATTGAGGGAAAAGACCTTTATATTTCTGTAAGCGAATACACGCCGCAGCCTGAAAGTCAGAGAAGGTGGGAGGCTCATAAAAAATATATTGATATTCAATGCCTGTTTTGCGGAACAGAAAAAATCGGATTTACATCTGTAAAAGAATTGACTGCAAGTCAGGCTTATGATGAAGAAAAGGATATTTATTTCCTGGAAGGCAACAAGGGGGATTATGTCACCATGAAAAAAGGGATGTTCGCCATATTTTATCCGGACGATGCGCATAAACCTTGTATTGCCTTATCGAACCCCTCGCAGGTAAAAAAATTTGTGGTAAAGGTTAGAATTTGA
- a CDS encoding phosphatidate cytidylyltransferase has protein sequence MSNFVKRSITGSLFVIVLVGSILLGKITFYILFATITYLGLSEFYGLVQRKGVRVQSVLGIITGVTLFTLSFLISANVLMLKYLYVLIPLFIGVYIIELFRNLEHPFINIAFTFLGIIYIALPFSLMNFIIFPSGNWHHYDPQMVLGFFLMIWASDTGAYLVGMAIGKHKLFERISPKKTWEGFAGGMIFSVLAALVISKYFPAISDYQWTLMAFIVFLFGSFGDLSESLLKRSMQIKDSGNLLPGHGGILDRFDSVLMAAPMVFVYLQLIR, from the coding sequence GTGAGCAATTTTGTTAAAAGAAGCATTACGGGTTCTTTGTTTGTAATCGTTTTAGTAGGTTCAATTTTATTAGGGAAAATTACTTTTTATATTTTATTTGCTACAATTACCTATTTAGGCCTGTCCGAATTTTATGGCCTTGTTCAGCGCAAAGGCGTGCGTGTACAGAGTGTGCTTGGTATAATTACCGGTGTGACCTTATTCACATTAAGCTTTTTGATCTCGGCAAATGTTCTGATGTTGAAGTATTTGTATGTTTTAATACCCTTGTTTATTGGCGTATACATCATCGAACTGTTCAGGAATCTTGAGCATCCATTTATTAATATTGCATTTACATTCCTGGGGATAATTTATATTGCATTGCCCTTTTCTCTTATGAATTTTATTATTTTCCCATCGGGCAATTGGCATCATTATGATCCACAAATGGTTCTGGGTTTTTTCCTGATGATTTGGGCAAGCGACACCGGTGCTTATCTTGTAGGAATGGCAATTGGGAAACATAAATTATTTGAACGCATATCTCCCAAGAAAACTTGGGAAGGTTTTGCCGGGGGAATGATTTTCTCTGTGCTTGCAGCTTTGGTGATTTCAAAGTATTTCCCGGCAATCAGTGATTATCAATGGACTTTGATGGCATTCATCGTGTTTCTTTTCGGTTCTTTTGGGGATTTATCCGAATCCTTATTAAAAAGAAGCATGCAAATAAAAGATTCAGGCAACCTTTTACCCGGTCATGGAGGAATTTTAGACAGATTTGATTCTGTTCTTATGGCAGCTCCAATGGTATTCGTATATTTGCAATTAATTCGTTAG
- a CDS encoding manganese efflux pump MntP family protein, whose protein sequence is MGFLSIFLIAVGLCFDSFAVSVSSGIVLNKIKFSDASKIAGSLAFFQATMPVLGWFAGYQVKDYIASFDHWIAFFLLLFLGVKMIYESLKSKDEPINFNPLDFKVLITLSIATSIDALLVGVSFAFLRINIAESAVIIGAVTFIISMVGILFGKKTGNKFGKKMEILGGLILIGIGVKILIEHLSQ, encoded by the coding sequence ATGGGTTTCCTCTCGATATTCCTGATTGCTGTTGGTTTATGTTTTGATTCTTTTGCTGTTTCCGTTTCCAGTGGCATTGTTTTAAATAAAATAAAGTTTTCCGATGCTTCGAAGATAGCCGGAAGTTTGGCTTTTTTCCAGGCAACGATGCCTGTTTTGGGTTGGTTCGCCGGTTATCAGGTGAAAGATTATATTGCCAGTTTTGACCATTGGATAGCATTTTTCCTGTTACTCTTCCTGGGCGTAAAAATGATTTATGAAAGTCTTAAATCTAAAGACGAACCCATCAATTTTAATCCTTTGGATTTTAAAGTCCTGATCACTTTATCCATTGCTACCAGCATAGACGCCCTTTTAGTCGGCGTCAGTTTTGCCTTCCTCCGGATTAATATTGCCGAATCAGCAGTCATTATTGGTGCTGTGACTTTTATTATTTCTATGGTTGGAATATTATTCGGGAAAAAGACAGGGAATAAATTCGGGAAAAAGATGGAAATTCTTGGAGGACTCATATTAATTGGGATAGGTGTAAAAATTTTGATTGAACACCTATCTCAATAA
- a CDS encoding VOC family protein, which produces MKETIISGIQQIGIGVSNIYEARAWYRKYLGMDIKIFEEKATADIMQPYTGGQPRKRHAMLAINVQGGGGFEIWQYEERIPLAPKFQVKAGDLGIFAVKIKSKNVQKAYNFMKDQKQDVFGFSKDPLNNEFFYVRDPFNNIFEIVTENSGFKDSGKVTGGVWGAIIGVSDIEKALQVYSGILGYDKVVFDETGKFDDLAALPGGGETFRRVMLKFSKPVMGAFSHLLGPSTIELLQVNSRTPEKIYKERFWGDLGFIHLCYDIHGFEKLKEECKEKGFPFTVDSTLSNPETFNMGVAAGSFSYIEDPDGTLIEFVETHRIPIIKKLGWYIDLRKRNPFKSLPDWLLGLISFSKFK; this is translated from the coding sequence ATGAAAGAAACAATTATAAGTGGTATTCAACAAATTGGTATTGGGGTTTCCAACATTTACGAAGCAAGGGCATGGTACCGTAAATATTTGGGAATGGATATTAAAATTTTCGAAGAGAAAGCAACTGCAGATATTATGCAGCCCTATACCGGCGGACAACCCCGGAAACGTCATGCCATGCTGGCCATTAATGTTCAAGGCGGAGGTGGTTTTGAAATATGGCAATATGAAGAGAGGATTCCTCTGGCTCCAAAATTTCAGGTTAAAGCAGGAGATCTTGGCATTTTTGCTGTAAAAATTAAAAGCAAGAATGTACAGAAAGCTTATAATTTCATGAAAGACCAAAAACAGGATGTGTTTGGATTTTCAAAAGACCCTTTAAATAACGAATTCTTTTACGTACGCGATCCATTTAACAATATTTTCGAAATTGTAACAGAAAATTCAGGTTTTAAAGATAGCGGGAAAGTTACAGGAGGCGTATGGGGGGCAATAATTGGCGTTTCTGACATTGAAAAGGCTTTACAGGTATATTCCGGCATTCTGGGTTATGATAAAGTCGTTTTCGATGAAACCGGGAAATTTGATGATCTGGCCGCATTACCAGGAGGAGGAGAAACATTCAGACGGGTAATGTTGAAGTTTTCAAAACCAGTAATGGGAGCTTTCAGCCATCTTTTAGGCCCGTCTACAATTGAATTATTGCAGGTTAACAGCCGTACTCCGGAGAAAATATATAAAGAACGGTTCTGGGGCGATTTGGGATTTATTCATCTTTGTTATGATATTCATGGCTTTGAAAAACTAAAGGAAGAATGTAAAGAAAAAGGATTTCCATTCACTGTGGATAGTACATTGAGCAATCCTGAAACTTTCAATATGGGTGTGGCTGCAGGAAGCTTCTCGTACATTGAGGATCCCGACGGAACTTTAATTGAATTTGTTGAAACTCACCGTATTCCCATCATTAAAAAATTAGGGTGGTATATTGATCTGAGAAAACGTAATCCCTTTAAATCTTTACCCGACTGGTTATTGGGTTTAATCTCTTTCAGTAAGTTTAAATAG
- the ftsH gene encoding ATP-dependent zinc metalloprotease FtsH codes for MAEKNQQDNRSGSGQKGSNNSNQGRNKGFQNNNGLSNNDDQKPRFNSYWIYAFIAIALLSIEFFHFGQNAEEITWQKFERDMLRTHQVDKVVVVNREIAEIYLKPEVVSTKYKDLMNKHFTSIPKAGPHFFFNIGSVEIFEQRMQQAQKDFKENEIVNVSYETRKDIFGDILGWVLPVLLLVVVWMFIFRRMSGAAGGGGAGNIFNVGKSKAKIFDKESNIKINFKDVAGLEEAKVEVKEIVDFLKNPKKFTDLGGKIPKGALLVGPPGTGKTLLAKAVAGEANVPFFSMSGSDFVEMFVGVGASRVRDLFKQAKEKSPCIVFIDEIDAIGRARGRNPNFGANDERENTLNQLLTEMDGFGTNSGVIILAATNRADILDRALLRAGRFDRQIRVELPDLNERKEIFKVHLRPLKIEEKLDIDFLSKQTPGFSGADIANVCNEAALIAARKNKKVVEKQDFLDAVDRIVGGLERKNKIISITEKKTIAFHEAGHATVSWMLEYASPLVKVTIIPRGMALGAAWYLPEERQITTTEQMLDELCATLGGRVSEELNFQKISTGALNDLEKVTKQAYAMVSYFGMSSKIGNMSYYDSTGQSEYSFSKPYSEKTAEVIDQEVSDIIEKQYQRALQILTENKEGLVKLADLLLEKEVIFSEDLERIFGKRNFGNPEESEHLIDQPSSEPEKKDAIEKKDEPEISEKTDDSKGTV; via the coding sequence ATGGCAGAAAAAAACCAACAGGATAACCGTTCGGGTAGCGGACAAAAGGGTAGCAATAATTCAAATCAAGGGAGAAATAAGGGTTTTCAGAATAATAATGGATTGTCCAATAATGACGATCAAAAACCCAGGTTTAATTCTTATTGGATTTATGCTTTTATTGCTATAGCTCTTTTATCAATAGAATTTTTTCATTTTGGCCAAAATGCTGAAGAGATAACCTGGCAGAAATTTGAAAGGGATATGCTCAGGACGCATCAGGTAGATAAAGTGGTGGTGGTAAATCGTGAAATTGCGGAGATTTATCTAAAACCTGAAGTTGTATCTACCAAGTACAAGGATTTAATGAATAAGCATTTCACCAGTATCCCAAAGGCTGGCCCTCATTTCTTCTTTAATATTGGTTCTGTTGAGATTTTTGAACAGAGAATGCAGCAGGCACAAAAGGATTTTAAGGAAAATGAAATTGTCAATGTCAGCTATGAAACCAGAAAAGATATTTTTGGCGACATTTTGGGATGGGTACTTCCGGTTTTATTGCTTGTAGTTGTCTGGATGTTTATTTTCAGGCGGATGAGCGGTGCAGCCGGTGGCGGTGGAGCAGGAAATATTTTTAATGTTGGAAAGTCAAAAGCCAAGATTTTTGATAAGGAATCCAACATTAAAATCAACTTTAAAGATGTTGCCGGGCTTGAGGAAGCTAAAGTTGAAGTTAAGGAAATTGTTGATTTTCTTAAAAATCCAAAGAAATTTACAGATCTGGGAGGGAAAATTCCCAAGGGAGCTTTGCTGGTTGGCCCTCCGGGGACAGGTAAGACTTTATTGGCCAAGGCCGTGGCCGGAGAAGCCAATGTGCCTTTTTTCTCCATGTCTGGTTCCGATTTCGTGGAAATGTTTGTAGGTGTCGGCGCTTCAAGGGTTCGCGATTTGTTTAAACAGGCCAAGGAAAAGTCACCCTGTATTGTCTTTATCGATGAAATTGATGCTATAGGACGTGCCCGTGGCCGGAATCCTAATTTCGGGGCTAATGACGAGAGAGAAAATACACTGAACCAATTGCTTACCGAAATGGATGGCTTTGGAACCAACAGTGGGGTCATTATCCTGGCTGCTACCAACCGTGCTGATATCCTCGACCGGGCATTGTTGCGTGCCGGCAGGTTTGACCGTCAGATCAGGGTTGAATTGCCGGATTTGAACGAACGTAAGGAAATTTTCAAGGTACATCTCAGGCCTTTGAAAATTGAAGAAAAACTGGATATAGACTTCCTCTCCAAACAGACTCCCGGCTTTTCAGGGGCTGATATAGCAAATGTTTGCAATGAGGCTGCTTTGATCGCTGCCAGAAAGAACAAGAAAGTGGTCGAGAAACAGGATTTCCTCGATGCAGTGGATCGAATTGTGGGTGGACTGGAAAGGAAAAATAAAATAATCAGTATAACCGAGAAAAAAACAATCGCTTTTCACGAAGCCGGACATGCTACGGTGAGCTGGATGCTTGAATATGCAAGTCCGCTGGTGAAAGTTACCATCATCCCCAGGGGGATGGCACTCGGAGCTGCCTGGTATTTGCCTGAAGAAAGACAGATTACTACTACCGAACAAATGCTGGATGAACTTTGTGCAACTTTGGGAGGCAGGGTTTCTGAGGAACTTAACTTTCAGAAAATTTCCACTGGCGCTTTGAATGATCTTGAAAAGGTTACTAAGCAGGCTTATGCTATGGTGTCTTATTTCGGGATGAGCTCAAAAATTGGAAATATGAGCTATTACGATTCCACCGGCCAGAGTGAATATTCTTTCAGCAAACCTTATAGCGAAAAAACAGCCGAAGTGATTGATCAGGAAGTATCGGATATTATCGAAAAACAATATCAGAGAGCTTTACAAATTCTGACTGAAAATAAGGAAGGCTTGGTAAAACTGGCTGATTTGCTTCTTGAAAAAGAAGTGATTTTTAGCGAGGATCTTGAAAGAATATTTGGAAAACGCAATTTTGGCAATCCTGAGGAGAGTGAACACCTTATTGATCAGCCTTCTTCCGAACCTGAGAAAAAGGATGCAATTGAGAAAAAGGATGAACCTGAAATTTCTGAAAAAACTGACGATTCGAAGGGAACGGTATAA